From the genome of Diorhabda carinulata isolate Delta chromosome 2, icDioCari1.1, whole genome shotgun sequence:
aaatatttaacgtACGAGGGTTAGTTCCTATGTTATAACCaccgttaatttttttctgaatctTGTAACTAGTAACCAGATTGGTTCATTTACATCCacaatatttagtttttgtaaAAGAGTCTTCAGTAACCTTAAGCGTGAAAGTTACAGATATTTAGTAGAGACAAAGTTTTGAGAATACAGTAAATGTTCTATTAACCATCGAATACATCATGGGAGTAGCATAGGAACAAATTTTCGAACATGTTTTCATATATGTTGATTTGTTGTactgtttattaaatttatttgttattacttgaaaaaaaaattcaaatatctccACAAACGTTTATGAGATGACTTCGGTCTTCAGTTGTTTTAATATAGAATAACAAAGTACCACGAATACCTCTCCACCTTCCCAAATATACTGTGATTTCGAATAGATAACCTTATTACGTTGTTTacatctttttaaatttttgttataccaAATATAGATTTTGATATGCAGTAATTTTGTCATTTCAACCCCTTTCATAGTATATAATTCGCACTATAGGATTATTCATAGTTGTATTGTGGGTAGTTAGGAACCTTTATGTACGTAGCCTTCTGAAAGGCCCTTATAACTAGCTCACTTCTAACTACCAAAAGCTGATGTCCTTTGAACAGGTGAAGATGTCCCAATTACAAGCAGAACATTAGAAAATGTTTAGacaattataaaagttttttaacaattaaaagCTGGAAATCAACATTTTAGCAAAAAACAATGAATCTTACTGACTATTCTACTAAAAAGACAGCCGAATCTTAGTCTCTTGGCTGCCTTTCTTACTTGAAAGGATTAACTCGAGCAGGATTTATAAAGCAGATGACATGCAAAATGACCTTGAGTATGATGCACTGAGTTAATATTTGTCAGAAGCTATTAGTAATATTTTGGGAAAATGCACATAGGATTTTTCCGAGGTGTCCTTTTCAGTTTTCTATGACTTTTGGTTATATATATCCACTTGGTTTTTTCTAATAGAACACCCTGTTTAGGATCAATGACTAATTATATGTCTAAGGGATTTCAGTTATTTATATTctcaataatcaattttttggaaatacaaaTATGGAATTTCTATGAATTACCCATGAAGCTTCctaaatctttgaaaatttgcgaaaaattggttttatgttaaaatttatCTGAATTGAACTtggaaattataatatatagaaCAGAGATATATTTCTGTTAGAACTGGAACTACTTCAGTAtacagaatttgaaaaaatagaaaaatatccaTATTTCCGCATAGGTACATTCAAAATGGCTCATCTTAATATACCCTGTACGTtagaaaactgtaaaaaacACACTAATCatacaaaaactatattttaactatattataaattaacaaattatatattgtattaAATCTAATTTTTGGATCCACACCTGTATATAtagttgttaatttttttacatgcaTCTGTGGATTTCTCTTGAAGCAATCCTATTTTGGCATAAAAGGAAACTGgcatttaaatataaatttgtaatgTTCTAAGAATACAAGCAATAAATGTGGAAGTTTTTATAGAAAACGtataaattctattaaaatataaatttcacttaGCACCATTAAACGGGTAACACTTTTCCAATAACTTATTAATATGTGTTGATAATAGGACAACCGGCTTTGTTATGCTCTATAACTTCGAGTTTAAGAAGCCCTACGGTTTCCTTCAATTGGTTAACAATGTTTCCAAGCTCgatattttcacttttcaaaatctTCACTTTATCTTCTAACTTTGAGATCCTTTCCAGCTTCCTGGATCTGCACTTGGATGCTGCAAGGCGGTTTCGTTGTctctttctttctaatttgatcCTTTCTTGGTATTCCATATTGACAGGGGACATTGGAGGagactgaaaatattttttattcatgtgTTTATTATACtccaaaattcaataaaaaacatcgCATTAGAACACATTTCCATCCTATGACCTTACAAAAACACcattaaattataaagtttgatGCAATTAAATTAAGAGAAgcatgaaattaacaaaaatatcataCCTGATTGAGACTAGGCACTGTTTGGGGTTCTTCTTTAATGTGTGGTAAAAAAGAGTCATTGTATATTGTACTGCTATTACTATCTGAGCCTTGTTGTGAATTACTGTTATGCAAGTGACTCAGGGCTTCAACAAATCCACCAGCAAATTTCTCCTGCTCAGCTGTAACAGCTCTTGGAAATAACAATGAAGGTGTAGGAGTTTGTCCAATACCATTAGCCAAAATCATACTTTCTAGTTCAGGAGTATCCACTTTAAGTAAATTTAAATCAGGAGAAGATAATAAGCCACTAGTGGTTGGTAAATTTAGTTTCTTTTGATTCAAATCGAGAGTGAGGTTTCGCTTCatgtttttaaaagttgtaTTTTGTTCCTGACTCATATTCtagttgtttttaaataattcccaACCTAACCAACTCCAAAGAGTAAAAAACAAGTAGACAGGAAGAATGACCAATGTGAGTAAACTATAATAGAGATTATCAGATATTTCCATACAATGCTGAAATagagaaattagtttttatttaattacaaaaacgcgactgtaataataatattcgtCCGTTCTTGTTAAATATGTGTTAATAGATTACAATTGGTATTAATTACAACGTAATTAACTACAAATTCGAGATCTTACAGTACTTACTCAATAACTTGCTAGAAttaaatggttgaaaatactggtattgaaaacaatgattatttaattatctAAACTTCTTTCTTTGTCTGAAAACAAGCTTTGCTGCTATTGTCAGGGTTTGTACTCTTCCACTTCTGCGTAAAATTTAATATGACATCATCGATAAGTTAGTCATTCTTCGTGACAATTTTGACCTCGAAATAGTACGGCAGCACTGTGAAAGTACCTGTGCCaaggtttttttgttattgaaaataacatctGCATCTTTCaaacaatacaaatttttattaatcaattattaCAAGCTAAAGTATTCGTTGAACAAATTTGCTTGCGTAAATTAGATGAGAGTATATTTAAACAagttataaattgtttatttcgtCAAGGCCCAATTGAACTtgacaaaaagaagaaaacatattTGATACAGAAGAAGACTGTTAAATTAATAACTGTCATGAGATTGTCACAGTGGCAGGTGatcttttatttgtattttgcaAGTTGTACGTgtgtaaattcaaataatatttattgatttatgtaactgcattaacaaaatatatgtttatgtatacaatatttttaataatataacttCATCAACGTGCAATGGTGAGAAATTCCTTTATGCATCAgtgcatatttttaaaataatatatttcaggATATGGGATgcaaacaattttcaattttaattatattcactTTTTGTCTAACATGTTGTGAACTATATAGAAGTCCTATAATCGGTGTGCAAGAGCGATGTCCTAGACTATATTCACAAACTTTTACAGGATGCATACCAAGAGGAAATCTAAGTGCAGGTGATTACTTTTATTacacaatttatatatatatattttcacaatatGTTTCATAGTTATTCAACTACTACTGTGTTCTAAGCTTTTTTAAGCTGCATAACTTGATTATATTACTAATAATCATGTGATTGTTtactatttaatttaaaaagtaatatCCAATCAATTTCGTATTAATTATATACTAATCGTAATTAACTTTTTTAggtgtttttgaagaaatt
Proteins encoded in this window:
- the LOC130904026 gene encoding transcription factor Jun, which produces MSQEQNTTFKNMKRNLTLDLNQKKLNLPTTSGLLSSPDLNLLKVDTPELESMILANGIGQTPTPSLLFPRAVTAEQEKFAGGFVEALSHLHNSNSQQGSDSNSSTIYNDSFLPHIKEEPQTVPSLNQSPPMSPVNMEYQERIKLERKRQRNRLAASKCRSRKLERISKLEDKVKILKSENIELGNIVNQLKETVGLLKLEVIEHNKAGCPIINTY